In the genome of Paenibacillus sp. GP183, the window GGAGTTTTAGCGATTCCGTTAATCGATAAATCCAGGAATGCCTTAACGGAGGAATCAAATTCAACTACCTTCGTTTCATGCGCGGCCAAATCAATTTCTTTTTTCAAACCGCCATACAATCCATATTTCATCTTTACATTCTCATTTCCATTATTGACACACTCGAATTGGATCTTTCCATCTTTATTGGACAATGGCTTTACAAAAACCAGATCCGCTTTTTTGTGTTCCTTCCAATCAGCGTCTCCCTCATGTTCATTAGCATTTGCAGTGGCTGCGTGTAGAACTTCATTCAGATTTACATTAACATTTCCATTCGCAGCAAAAGCCGCTGTAGGGAGCATGATTATCCCCGTAACCATCAATGACGATAGACCCAACTTTACTGTTTTCAAACTTAGTTTCATCTTCTCAAGCCTCCTCTCTATTGGTAGAATGTGGATCGGTTCTGATATGAATTAAACATGGAATTAGACATTTAAACATCAAAATTCAACAAATTGAAAAGTGTTTTAAAATTCAAAAATATGGTTAATATAAAGGCTAAAAATGGAAATATAAATCTAGTAAAATCAGTTTTTTAAACTATTAAAGTGCTTAGATTTTGATGAGCATGGGTAAGTATAAGAGAAATCGGATACAACTGGTTGTCGGATATCGACAAACAGGCGTCACCGCAAATTGCCCGCAAGGCAGTTTAGCAAAAAAAATTTCTAGGAGGTATACCAATGGCTAATGAAAAGAAGGTTGTAGGCGTGTTTCACTCGGAGAGTGAAGCCATTAGTGCAATTGAAGGCCTTAAGCAGCAAGGGTACAGAGCAGAAGATATTTCCGTTATTGCCAAAGATAAAGAAGATCTGAACACAGTTACGGAGACAACAGGTTCCAGTGCTCCTGAAGGAATTGCTACTGGAGCTACTGCCGGCGGAATATTGGGAGGAGTCACAGGACTTCTGGTCGGTATCGGCGCACTCGCTATTCCGGGAGTTGGTCCTATTATTGCGGCGGGTCCAATTGCAGCTACCTTGACTGGGGCAGCAGTAGGAGCAGGAACCGGTGGCTTGGTCGGAGGCTTGATCGGACTGGGTATTCCTGAAAATGAAGCAAATGTTTATAATGATTACGTCAAAGAAGGAAATATTCTAGTGCTTGTTGATTCACATACAGACCGTGATATTCACACCTACAACAATTTCCGTAAAAATAATTCATTA includes:
- a CDS encoding general stress protein; the protein is MANEKKVVGVFHSESEAISAIEGLKQQGYRAEDISVIAKDKEDLNTVTETTGSSAPEGIATGATAGGILGGVTGLLVGIGALAIPGVGPIIAAGPIAATLTGAAVGAGTGGLVGGLIGLGIPENEANVYNDYVKEGNILVLVDSHTDRDIHTYNNFRKNNSLNANTYDNYATNNRRF